A DNA window from Haloactinospora alba contains the following coding sequences:
- a CDS encoding LLM class F420-dependent oxidoreductase, which yields MRISMPLQYAGEPKEAVEQVAELEKVGLDTVWVAELYGYDSPTLMGYLAARTERVNIGSAILPLYSRTPTLIAQTAAGLDYLSDGRAVLGLGASGPQVIEGWHGVPYRKPLARTRDVVEVCRKVWAREDRLSHDGKTVTLPLPPEEGTGLGKPLKIINHPVRGSIPIYAASLGEKNVEMTAEIANGWLPHLFIPEKAHRVWGDALAAGKAKRDPALGELEISAGGMLAIGEDEETRKLADLTRPMIALYVGGMGAKGANFYNNVARRYGYEEAAEKIQDLYLDGKKDEAAAAVPDEMVELTNLVGPESYVRERVEAFREAGVTNLNVTPVGGDPVALIEKLNSWM from the coding sequence ATGCGCATCTCCATGCCGCTGCAGTACGCCGGAGAGCCGAAAGAGGCCGTCGAGCAGGTGGCCGAACTGGAAAAGGTCGGCCTGGACACGGTCTGGGTAGCCGAGCTGTACGGGTACGACAGCCCCACTCTGATGGGCTACCTCGCGGCCCGCACCGAGCGGGTCAACATCGGTTCGGCCATCCTCCCGCTGTACAGCCGCACCCCCACCCTGATCGCACAGACCGCGGCCGGACTGGACTACCTCTCCGACGGGCGCGCCGTGCTGGGACTGGGCGCCAGCGGCCCCCAGGTCATCGAGGGGTGGCACGGTGTCCCCTACCGCAAGCCACTGGCGCGCACCCGGGACGTGGTCGAGGTGTGCCGCAAGGTCTGGGCCCGCGAGGACCGGCTCAGCCACGACGGGAAAACCGTCACCCTGCCGCTTCCCCCCGAGGAGGGCACCGGCCTGGGCAAACCACTGAAGATCATCAACCACCCGGTGCGCGGTTCCATCCCCATCTACGCGGCCTCGCTCGGGGAGAAGAACGTGGAGATGACCGCCGAGATCGCCAACGGATGGCTCCCCCACCTCTTCATTCCGGAGAAAGCCCACAGGGTCTGGGGGGACGCGCTGGCGGCCGGTAAGGCCAAGCGGGACCCGGCGCTGGGGGAGCTGGAGATCTCCGCCGGCGGGATGCTCGCCATCGGTGAGGACGAGGAGACGCGCAAGCTCGCCGACCTCACCCGACCGATGATCGCGCTGTACGTCGGGGGTATGGGCGCCAAGGGGGCGAACTTCTACAACAACGTCGCCCGCCGCTACGGGTACGAGGAAGCCGCGGAGAAGATCCAGGACCTCTACCTCGACGGGAAGAAGGACGAGGCCGCCGCCGCGGTCCCCGACGAGATGGTGGAGCTCACGAACCTCGTCGGCCCGGAGTCCTACGTGCGCGAGCGGGTCGAGGCCTTCCGGGAGGCCGGAGTCACCAACCTGAACGTGACCCCGGTCGGCGGTGACCCCGTCGCGCTCATCGAGAAGCTCAACAGCTGGATGTAG
- a CDS encoding S9 family peptidase, whose amino-acid sequence MTQRILPHGSWPSPISADDVAHRSGAPNWPAALGDEVFWTESRPAEGGRVTVCRRRLREAGEAATVLPSPWNVRSRVHEYGGQPYTALRGAEGTTLVFSEFSDQRLYRHPPDSDRSPAPLTPEPGVPSAVRYVEPVAGPGGDEVWCLRETRTGPAPTDVARALVAVPLDGSAARDAGAVRVVASGPRFLACPRVSPDGRRLSWIGWDHPNMPWDSTFLYVAEIAADGTASGVRTLAGGDDEAVVQAEWSGETTLYCVTDPSGWWNPHRITLPEPEGGTAPSSAPPEPVNLARREEEFGGPLWQLGQRWLLPLRDGRLATLHGRGALSLGILAPDTGDITDLASPHTEWTAKLAVAGADGRTLVGIAASPDIPAEVVAVSLSDGTWQPLNRASGAAEDDPHRAYFPNPRERRFTGPDGREIHASLYPPRNPDAAAPHGELPPYVVWAHGGPTGRSPMVHDREIAYFTSRGLGVVEVNYGGSTGYGRAYRERLRGNWGVVDVQDCVAVARELGEEGSVDPQRLAIRGGSAGGWTTAAALAFTSVFQCGTILCPIVDLVGWRTGETHDFESQYLETLVGPWPRERERYEQRSPVNHAASVTAPFVLLQGLEDEICPPVQCERFLAGFEGRDVPHAYLTFAGEQHGFRKAESVRAAVQAELSLYAQVFGFETDAAAVALRPHG is encoded by the coding sequence GTGACACAACGCATCCTGCCGCACGGTTCATGGCCCTCCCCGATATCGGCCGACGACGTCGCCCACCGCAGCGGCGCGCCCAACTGGCCCGCGGCGCTCGGCGACGAGGTCTTCTGGACGGAGTCCCGACCCGCGGAGGGCGGGCGGGTCACCGTGTGCCGGAGACGGCTGAGGGAAGCCGGGGAGGCCGCGACGGTTCTGCCCTCCCCGTGGAACGTCCGCAGTCGGGTGCACGAGTACGGCGGTCAGCCCTACACCGCATTGCGCGGCGCGGAAGGGACGACGCTCGTCTTCAGCGAGTTCAGCGACCAACGGCTGTACCGCCACCCCCCGGACTCCGACCGCTCCCCCGCGCCCCTCACCCCGGAGCCCGGGGTTCCCAGCGCCGTGCGGTACGTGGAACCCGTCGCCGGACCCGGCGGGGACGAGGTGTGGTGCCTGCGCGAGACCCGCACCGGCCCGGCACCCACTGACGTGGCACGGGCGCTCGTCGCCGTGCCGCTGGACGGGTCGGCGGCGCGGGACGCCGGCGCGGTGCGGGTGGTGGCCTCGGGGCCCCGCTTCCTCGCGTGTCCGCGCGTCTCCCCCGACGGTCGGCGCCTGTCCTGGATCGGCTGGGACCACCCGAACATGCCGTGGGACTCCACGTTCCTGTACGTCGCCGAGATCGCGGCGGACGGAACGGCGTCGGGGGTACGCACCCTCGCGGGCGGCGACGACGAGGCCGTGGTGCAGGCAGAGTGGTCCGGTGAGACCACGCTGTACTGCGTCACCGACCCCTCCGGCTGGTGGAACCCGCACCGGATCACCCTGCCTGAGCCGGAGGGCGGCACCGCCCCGAGCAGCGCCCCGCCGGAACCGGTGAACCTGGCCCGGCGGGAGGAGGAGTTCGGCGGCCCCCTGTGGCAGTTGGGCCAGCGGTGGCTGCTACCGCTGCGCGACGGCCGGCTCGCCACGCTGCACGGGCGGGGAGCGCTCTCGCTGGGGATCCTCGCGCCGGACACGGGAGACATCACGGACCTAGCGAGCCCGCACACCGAGTGGACGGCCAAACTCGCCGTCGCGGGCGCGGACGGCCGGACCCTCGTGGGGATCGCCGCCTCCCCCGACATCCCGGCCGAGGTGGTCGCCGTCTCCCTTTCCGACGGAACGTGGCAGCCGCTGAACAGGGCGTCCGGAGCGGCCGAGGACGACCCCCACCGCGCCTACTTCCCGAATCCGCGGGAACGGCGGTTCACCGGCCCGGACGGACGCGAGATCCACGCCAGTCTGTACCCGCCGCGCAACCCGGACGCGGCCGCGCCGCACGGGGAGCTCCCCCCGTACGTCGTCTGGGCCCACGGCGGTCCGACGGGCCGCTCGCCCATGGTGCACGACCGGGAGATCGCCTACTTCACCAGCCGCGGTCTGGGCGTCGTGGAGGTGAACTACGGCGGTTCCACCGGTTACGGCCGCGCCTACCGGGAGCGGCTCCGCGGGAACTGGGGGGTCGTCGACGTGCAGGACTGCGTGGCGGTGGCCCGGGAGCTGGGCGAGGAAGGCTCCGTGGACCCGCAGCGGCTGGCCATCCGAGGCGGCAGCGCCGGGGGGTGGACCACCGCCGCGGCGCTCGCCTTCACGTCGGTCTTCCAGTGCGGGACGATCCTGTGCCCGATCGTGGACCTGGTGGGATGGCGCACCGGCGAGACGCACGACTTCGAGTCGCAGTACCTGGAAACCCTGGTCGGCCCGTGGCCGCGGGAGAGGGAGCGCTACGAGCAGCGCTCGCCGGTGAACCACGCCGCCTCCGTCACAGCGCCCTTCGTCCTCCTCCAGGGGTTGGAGGACGAGATCTGTCCGCCCGTGCAGTGCGAACGGTTCCTCGCGGGCTTCGAGGGCCGCGACGTACCGCACGCCTACCTGACGTTCGCGGGTGAGCAGCACGGCTTCCGGAAGGCGGAGAGCGTCCGCGCGGCGGTGCAGGCCGAGCTCTCGCTGTACGCCCAGGTGTTCGGTTTCGAGACGGACGCGGCCGCGGTCGCGCTGCGGCCGCACGGATGA
- a CDS encoding M55 family metallopeptidase, producing MKILISADMEGATGVTWGADVEPGTEQWQRCRAMFTSDVNGAIAGFLAGGASEVVVNEAHSTMRNLLLEQLDERATMLTGRHKDLSMVEGVQHGDTDGAAFLGYHSGAGDSGVLAHTYLPNSITGVWLDGEPASEGRLNARVTAEHGCPVVLVTGDDRACADAASYAPDARTVTVKECVSRYAAVCRPPSRTFTDIAAGAEQAVALAGNTGPGRRDPLTVEVETDASHLAGAATLVPGVGRVGTRRVRYTSPSAYEMIRTFKAVTTLISNAAETSYG from the coding sequence GTGAAGATCCTCATCTCCGCCGACATGGAAGGCGCGACCGGGGTCACCTGGGGCGCGGATGTGGAACCGGGAACGGAGCAGTGGCAGCGCTGCCGCGCCATGTTCACCTCGGATGTCAACGGCGCGATCGCCGGGTTCCTCGCCGGCGGCGCCTCCGAGGTCGTGGTGAACGAGGCGCACTCCACCATGCGGAACCTCCTGCTGGAGCAGCTCGACGAGCGCGCCACGATGCTGACCGGCAGGCACAAGGACCTGTCCATGGTCGAGGGCGTGCAGCACGGGGACACGGACGGTGCGGCGTTCCTGGGGTACCACAGCGGCGCCGGGGACAGCGGGGTCCTCGCGCACACCTACCTGCCGAACTCCATCACGGGGGTGTGGCTCGACGGGGAACCCGCGAGCGAGGGGCGCCTCAACGCCCGCGTCACCGCCGAGCACGGCTGCCCGGTCGTTCTGGTCACCGGCGACGACCGGGCGTGCGCGGACGCCGCCTCCTACGCCCCCGACGCCCGCACCGTGACGGTCAAGGAGTGCGTGTCGCGCTACGCCGCGGTGTGCCGTCCTCCCTCCCGCACGTTCACCGACATCGCGGCCGGCGCCGAGCAGGCCGTCGCGCTGGCAGGAAACACCGGACCGGGGCGCCGCGACCCGCTCACCGTGGAGGTCGAGACGGACGCCTCCCACCTGGCCGGCGCGGCGACGCTCGTTCCCGGGGTCGGCCGGGTCGGCACCCGGCGGGTGCGCTACACCTCCCCGAGCGCCTACGAGATGATCCGCACCTTCAAGGCGGTTACCACCCTGATCTCCAACGCGGCCGAGACCAGCTACGGGTAG
- a CDS encoding FadR/GntR family transcriptional regulator has product MQDGAEPQVGPAFGAVFRTVRGGNAFEETVERLLSAIKLGVVVPGERFPAERDLAARLGISRITLREAIRALQEAGYVEPRRGRGGGTFVTYVPPRPSREEALRVLHTLDGGLEDLFAFRRVLEVGAGVRLAETGLTSEQRQLLNTRLAEVEAAAVEDYRRHDTDFHLTIAELAGSASLSTTLADVRMRINELLNAMPMLARNLEHSNVQHRTIVEAILAQDPDATRAAIGEHLEGSEVLLRAFLGEPRP; this is encoded by the coding sequence ATGCAGGACGGGGCGGAGCCACAGGTCGGCCCGGCGTTCGGCGCCGTTTTCCGCACGGTCCGCGGCGGGAACGCGTTCGAGGAGACCGTGGAGCGGCTGCTCTCGGCCATCAAGCTGGGCGTCGTGGTCCCCGGCGAGCGCTTCCCCGCCGAACGCGACCTCGCCGCCCGACTCGGAATCAGCCGGATCACGCTGCGCGAGGCCATCCGCGCACTCCAGGAGGCCGGGTACGTCGAGCCTCGCCGCGGCCGGGGCGGAGGCACCTTCGTCACCTACGTGCCACCCCGGCCCAGCCGCGAGGAGGCGCTGCGGGTGCTGCACACCCTCGACGGCGGTCTGGAGGACCTGTTCGCCTTCCGCCGCGTCCTCGAGGTCGGCGCGGGGGTCCGACTGGCGGAGACCGGCCTCACCAGCGAACAGCGCCAGCTGTTGAACACACGCCTCGCCGAGGTGGAGGCGGCCGCCGTGGAGGACTACCGCCGCCACGACACCGACTTCCACCTCACCATCGCCGAGCTCGCCGGTTCGGCCTCGCTGTCGACGACGCTGGCGGACGTCCGGATGCGGATCAACGAGCTGCTGAACGCGATGCCGATGCTGGCCAGGAACCTGGAACACAGCAACGTCCAGCACCGCACCATCGTCGAGGCGATCCTCGCCCAGGACCCGGACGCCACCCGCGCCGCCATCGGCGAACACCTGGAGGGCAGCGAGGTCCTGCTGCGCGCCTTCCTCGGCGAGCCGCGCCCCTGA
- a CDS encoding S66 peptidase family protein — protein sequence MSPGLTRPPRLRPGDRVSVVAPCSPVARDQLTTALRTLRSWGLDPVPAPHLWDRHPGFRHLAGEDANRARDLRDAWLDPDTSAVFCARGGDGAHRVLDLLDFDALRRGRVKPLVGFSDVTALHEAFAVELGAATLHGPVLASRYFAEDAVSAEELRATLFDPRSRQRLTSPRARPLFGGTARGVTLGGNLSLLSDSVAAPHSRPSAAGGLVLLEDVGEDVSRIDRMVTHLLRSGWLRDAAGVVLGSWTDCTPDPEAVRRLMRERLAPLGVPVVWGLWFGHCGGQLTVPLGVGATLDADAGTLTLDEPALR from the coding sequence ATGAGCCCCGGCCTCACCCGGCCGCCGCGGTTGCGGCCCGGCGACCGGGTCTCCGTCGTGGCTCCGTGCAGCCCGGTGGCGCGCGACCAGCTCACCACGGCGCTGCGGACCCTGCGCTCGTGGGGGCTGGATCCGGTTCCCGCACCGCACCTGTGGGACCGTCATCCCGGCTTCCGCCACCTGGCGGGCGAGGACGCCAACCGGGCGCGGGACCTGCGGGATGCCTGGCTGGACCCGGACACCTCAGCGGTGTTCTGCGCCCGCGGCGGCGACGGCGCGCACCGGGTCCTGGACCTGCTGGACTTCGACGCGCTGCGGCGGGGGCGGGTCAAACCCCTCGTCGGGTTCAGCGACGTGACAGCGTTGCACGAGGCGTTCGCCGTCGAGCTCGGAGCCGCCACCCTGCACGGTCCGGTGCTGGCGAGCAGGTACTTCGCCGAGGACGCGGTCAGCGCGGAGGAACTGCGCGCCACCCTGTTCGACCCCCGGTCCCGGCAGCGGTTGACCTCACCGCGGGCGCGCCCCCTGTTCGGCGGAACCGCGCGCGGGGTCACGCTCGGCGGCAACCTGAGCCTCCTCAGCGACAGTGTCGCCGCCCCGCACAGCCGCCCCTCGGCAGCGGGCGGGCTGGTGCTTCTGGAGGACGTGGGTGAGGACGTCTCGCGGATCGACAGGATGGTCACCCACCTGCTGCGCAGCGGGTGGCTGCGGGACGCGGCCGGGGTTGTGCTGGGCTCGTGGACGGACTGCACCCCGGACCCGGAGGCGGTCCGGAGACTGATGCGGGAACGGCTGGCTCCGCTGGGTGTGCCGGTGGTGTGGGGACTGTGGTTCGGGCACTGCGGCGGGCAGCTCACCGTCCCGCTGGGGGTCGGCGCGACACTGGACGCGGACGCCGGCACGCTCACGCTGGACGAGCCCGCCCTGCGGTGA
- a CDS encoding M20/M25/M40 family metallo-hydrolase yields MTSETQATDRTADAEVVRFTSELIRIDTTNHGGGQGWERPAAEYVAARLGEAGLSPRILESAPGRANVVARVRGNDPDAPALLVHGHLDVVPADPELWSAPPFSGEVRDGTVFGRGAVDMKNTDAMLLALVRSWARTGTRPRRDIVLAFTADEEDSAAYGAEWLVREHPSLFSDCAAGVSESGAFTFHARTVSGEPVRLYPVGAGERGSAWLRLTASGTAGHGSKANDDNAVGALAAAVTRIDSHAWPVRLTPVTRAALAGIGDAVGRPVDPDDAGFDPQRDLESVLADFGPAASLVRSTLRNSTNPTVLEAGSKVNVIPSRASALVDGRILPGCAEEFHTTLDELTGDRVEWEYTHRSPALLSPVDSPVFAAMREALLAHDPDAHVVPVCLSGGTDAKQFSELGIPGYGFSPLRLPPSLDYGALFHGVDERVPVDSLTFGVRVLDRFLTTV; encoded by the coding sequence ATGACGAGCGAGACGCAGGCCACCGACCGGACCGCCGATGCCGAGGTCGTCCGGTTCACGTCCGAACTGATCCGGATCGACACCACCAATCACGGGGGAGGCCAGGGGTGGGAACGCCCCGCCGCGGAGTACGTCGCCGCGCGGTTGGGCGAGGCGGGTCTCTCCCCGCGGATCCTGGAGTCGGCTCCCGGCCGCGCCAACGTGGTCGCCCGGGTCCGGGGGAACGATCCCGACGCCCCCGCGCTGCTCGTACACGGCCACCTGGACGTGGTGCCGGCGGACCCGGAGCTGTGGAGCGCGCCCCCGTTCTCCGGCGAGGTCCGCGACGGGACGGTCTTCGGCCGTGGCGCGGTGGACATGAAGAACACCGATGCCATGCTGCTCGCGTTGGTGCGTTCCTGGGCGCGCACCGGGACGCGGCCGCGCCGGGACATCGTGCTCGCGTTCACCGCGGACGAGGAGGACAGCGCCGCCTACGGCGCGGAGTGGCTGGTGCGCGAGCACCCCTCGCTCTTCTCCGACTGCGCCGCGGGCGTCAGCGAGTCGGGCGCGTTCACGTTCCACGCGCGGACCGTTTCCGGTGAGCCCGTACGGCTGTACCCGGTCGGCGCGGGAGAGCGCGGCTCGGCGTGGTTGCGGCTGACAGCCTCCGGCACCGCCGGCCACGGCTCCAAGGCCAACGACGACAACGCGGTGGGAGCGCTGGCCGCCGCGGTCACCCGCATCGACTCCCATGCCTGGCCGGTCCGGCTCACACCCGTCACCCGGGCGGCCCTGGCCGGGATCGGGGACGCCGTGGGCAGGCCGGTCGACCCGGACGATGCCGGCTTCGACCCGCAGCGGGACCTGGAGAGCGTGCTGGCGGACTTCGGCCCGGCCGCCTCCCTCGTGCGGTCCACGCTCCGCAACAGCACGAACCCGACCGTGCTGGAGGCCGGCTCCAAGGTCAACGTCATCCCCTCAAGGGCTTCCGCCCTGGTGGACGGGCGGATCCTTCCCGGCTGCGCCGAGGAGTTCCACACCACTCTCGACGAGCTCACCGGGGACCGCGTGGAGTGGGAGTACACCCACCGCTCCCCCGCACTGCTCTCCCCCGTGGACTCCCCCGTGTTCGCGGCGATGCGGGAGGCGCTGCTCGCGCACGACCCCGATGCGCACGTCGTCCCGGTCTGCCTCTCCGGCGGCACCGACGCCAAACAGTTCTCCGAGCTCGGCATCCCCGGGTACGGCTTCTCCCCGTTGCGCCTTCCGCCGTCACTGGACTACGGCGCGCTCTTCCACGGTGTTGACGAACGGGTGCCCGTCGACTCCCTCACGTTCGGTGTGCGGGTACTGGACCGGTTCCTCACGACAGTCTGA
- the map gene encoding type I methionyl aminopeptidase has protein sequence MTTPLVPGRVSPPRSVPRHITRPEYVGKKHPTEGVRGDVQSAETVEAMREAGRIAAQALQEVGRHVAPGTTTDELDRVGHEFLCDHGAYPSTLGYKGYPKSLCSSLNEVICHGIPDDTVIGDGDIVNIDITAYINGVHGDTNATFLAGDVDEETRSLVERTREATSRAIRACRPGRQINVIGRVIESYAKRFGYGVVRDFTGHGVGPEFHSGLVIPHYDDPGATTVIQPGMTFTIEPMITLGTVDYDVWDDGWTVVTADRRPTAQFEHTLHITDEGAEILTQL, from the coding sequence ATGACTACCCCGTTGGTTCCCGGGCGTGTTTCCCCACCCCGTTCGGTGCCGCGCCATATCACGCGGCCGGAGTACGTTGGCAAGAAGCACCCCACCGAGGGGGTGCGCGGCGACGTCCAGTCCGCCGAGACCGTGGAGGCCATGCGCGAGGCGGGACGCATCGCCGCGCAGGCGCTGCAGGAGGTCGGCCGCCACGTCGCTCCGGGAACGACCACGGACGAGCTCGACCGTGTCGGCCACGAGTTCCTCTGCGACCACGGGGCCTACCCGAGCACCCTGGGGTACAAGGGATACCCCAAGTCGCTGTGCTCCTCGCTCAACGAGGTCATCTGCCACGGCATCCCCGACGACACCGTCATCGGCGACGGCGACATCGTCAACATCGACATCACCGCCTACATCAACGGTGTCCACGGCGACACGAACGCGACGTTCCTCGCCGGCGACGTCGACGAGGAGACCCGATCGCTGGTGGAACGCACCCGTGAGGCCACCTCGCGTGCCATCAGGGCGTGCCGCCCCGGGCGCCAGATCAACGTGATCGGCCGGGTGATCGAGTCCTACGCGAAGCGGTTCGGTTACGGGGTGGTGCGCGACTTCACCGGCCACGGTGTGGGCCCGGAGTTCCACTCCGGACTGGTGATCCCGCACTACGACGACCCGGGGGCGACCACCGTCATACAGCCCGGGATGACGTTCACGATCGAGCCCATGATCACGCTGGGCACGGTCGACTACGACGTGTGGGACGACGGATGGACCGTGGTCACCGCGGACCGGAGGCCCACGGCCCAGTTCGAGCACACCCTGCACATCACCGACGAGGGCGCCGAGATCCTCACGCAGCTCTAG
- the npdG gene encoding NADPH-dependent F420 reductase, translating to MSEQQKSPYDLPDISGLSVSVLGGTGDQGRGLGLRLAMAGHDVVLGSRSAERAQAAADELGAHLGVRGADNARAAREGDIVIVAVPWDGHRELLASLAEPLAGKIVVDCVNPLGFDKRGPYALQVEEGSAAQQAEAVLPDSRVVAAFHHVSSVLLLDPAVDEVELDVLVLGDDRDATDTVRALASRISGMRGIYGGRLRNAHQVEALTANVIAVNRRYKAHAGLRVTDV from the coding sequence ATGTCAGAACAGCAGAAATCTCCCTACGATCTTCCCGATATCAGCGGACTGTCCGTGAGTGTGCTGGGAGGAACCGGTGACCAGGGCCGGGGCCTGGGGCTGCGGCTCGCCATGGCTGGGCACGACGTGGTACTGGGGTCGCGCAGCGCCGAGCGTGCCCAGGCGGCGGCCGACGAGCTCGGTGCGCACCTGGGGGTCCGTGGTGCGGACAACGCCCGGGCCGCGCGGGAGGGCGACATCGTGATCGTTGCCGTTCCCTGGGACGGGCACCGGGAGTTGCTCGCCTCGCTCGCGGAACCACTCGCGGGCAAGATCGTCGTGGACTGCGTGAACCCCCTGGGGTTCGACAAGCGCGGCCCCTACGCGCTGCAGGTCGAGGAGGGCAGCGCTGCCCAGCAGGCCGAGGCCGTGCTGCCCGACAGCCGGGTGGTCGCGGCGTTCCACCACGTCTCCAGCGTGCTGCTGCTGGACCCGGCGGTCGACGAGGTCGAGCTGGACGTCCTGGTGCTCGGGGACGACCGGGACGCCACCGACACCGTGCGCGCCCTGGCGAGCCGGATATCCGGGATGCGCGGGATCTACGGCGGGCGGTTGCGCAACGCCCACCAGGTGGAGGCGCTCACCGCGAACGTGATCGCCGTCAACCGGCGTTACAAGGCCCACGCGGGACTTCGCGTCACTGACGTCTGA